The Apium graveolens cultivar Ventura chromosome 6, ASM990537v1, whole genome shotgun sequence genome contains a region encoding:
- the LOC141666234 gene encoding uncharacterized protein LOC141666234: MKFLQIASTIEQFGNLDVMTVEETIGSLKAHEERLRGQNENNRGQLLLTEEEWIKREKSEGKLLLTRDEWLKRANRSGIDVSQGQKTRGSGDYRGRDTVHGVRDKSKVRCFNCLGYRHYAAECRKPRRQKENKEEVNIAQIPDDEPALLVAECEGKTETTMLINEEKMMPKLKETKGRNEAESNLWYLDNGASNHMTGQRSKFDVLDENVTGKVKFGDGSMVQIKGKGSIVLKCKNGEERTLREVYYIPSLCSNIISLGQLSEEGNKVMLSGDYLWIRDK, from the coding sequence ATGAAATTCTTACAAATAGCTTCCACTATTGAGCAGTTCGGAAACTTGGATGTGATGACAGTCGAAGAGACTATTGGTTCGTTAAAGGCTCACGAAGAGAGACTTCGAGGGCAAAATGAAAACAATAGAGGTCAGTTACTCCTTACCGAGGAGGAGTGGATAAAGAGAGAAAAAAGTGAAGGGAAACTTCTGCTCACTAGGGATGAGTGGCTGAAGCGAGCTAACAGGTCTGGGATAGACGTATCTCAAGGACAAAAAACTCGAGGTAGTGGTGACTATCGAGGAAGGGACACCGTTCATGGAGTTAGAGATAAGAGTAAGGTCAGATGTTTTAATTGTCTTGGTTACAGACACTATGCTGCAGAGTGTCGTAAACCAAGGCGACAAAAAGAAAACAAGGAGGAGGTAAATATTGCACAGATTCCGGATGATGAACCAGCTTTACTTGTGGCTGAATGTGAAGGAAAAACTGAGACCACAATGCTGATTAACGAAGAGAAGATGATGCCTAAGTTGAAGGAAACCAAGGGAAGAAATGAAGCAGAATCTAATTTGTGGTACCTTGATAATGGCGCCAGCAACCACATGACGGGCCAACGATCGAAATTTGACGTGTTGGATGAGAACGTGACGGGGAAGGTAAAATTTGGTGATGGTTCAATGGTGCAGATCAAAGGAAAGGGTTCAATCGTGTTGAAATGTAAGAATGGAGAGGAAAGAACTCTAAGGGAAGTGTACTACATCCCTTCACTTTGTAGCAATATCATCAGTTTGGGTCAACTATCGGAAGAAGGTAACAAAGTTATGCTCAGTGGGGATTACTTATGGATTCGTGATAAGTAG
- the LOC141666235 gene encoding putative F-box protein At1g19160: MDFLEIFPHLPAKSIFKFSVVSKECHEILSWKLLANKQCKNLEGREDSCFFIQPKSAPTSLQLNYLCETSKSFCGFPSASLEFLSTKGSMIASYNGLLCCKNLEDAEYPLFLCNPVTKTWLPIIKPTSDFKIDYPFSFILVCNIDDYNHEDDYKLMYVGSFSQDVWNTNTKLCRIYWPQKKVWEEYGEMVIGSRSIDFGSAAYLKNDGGTIHFMSDWGKYIAKNSPFYWPYIVSYNIRSSISKFLKIPRPARKGIFDSDCSCKFGVFKFKDPRTGKESICLIKLMKLVFSIWILTDAHSNKWKIILKSRSKAMGLYDDLKPTISGFSVINGNLLVIATGDNQLYRYPLTRDGIMSSKVKRAELIGCHQYGMDDLCFYSYSNTLRPCGDGAVPFPQQ, translated from the coding sequence ATGGACTTCCTTGAAATCTTCCCTCATCTACCAgcaaaatcaatttttaaatttaGTGTAGTTTCGAAAGAATGCCATGAAATTTTATCCTGGAAATTGCTTGCAAATAAACAATGCAAGAATCTAGAGGGTAGAGAAGATTCATGTTTCTTTATCCAACCAAAATCTGCACCAACTAGTCTGCAACTTAATTATCTGTGCGAGACTTCTAAATCTTTTTGTGGTTTTCCTTCCGCCTCCCTTGAGTTCCTATCTACCAAAGGCTCAATGATTGCATCCTACAACGGACTACTATGTTGCAAAAATTTAGAGGATGCTGAATATCCACTTTTCTTATGTAATCCTGTCACAAAAACATGGTTGCCAATAATCAAACCAACCAGTGATTTCAAAATTGATTATCCTTTCAGTTTTATTCTTGTATGCAACATTGATGATTACAACCATGAGGATGATTATAAGTTGATGTATGTCGGATCATTTTCCCAAGATGTTTGGAATACCAATACCAAGTTATGTAGAATTTACTGGCCACAAAAAAAAGTCTGGGAAGAGTACGGGGAAATGGTAATTGGTTCAAGGAGTATTGATTTTGGATCGGCAGCTTATTTGAAGAATGATGGTGGAACAATTCATTTTATGTCAGATTGGGGTAAGTATATAGCAAAAAACAGTCCTTTTTATTGGCCATATATTGTGAGTTATAATATTAGGAGCTCTATCTCCAAATTTCTAAAAATTCCCAGGCCTGCAAGAAAGGGTATTTTCGATTCTGATTGTAGCTGCAAGTTTGGTGTATTCAAGTTTAAGGATCCAAGGACTGGTAAAGAATCTATATGTTTAATCAAATTAATGAAACTTGTGTTTAGCATATGGATTTTAACAGATGCCCATTCGAACAAGTGGAAGATCATTTTGAAATCTAGGTCAAAGGCTATGGGATTGTATGACGATTTGAAGCCAACCATATCAGGGTTTTCAGTTATCAATGGAAATTTGTTGGTGATTGCAACAGGCGACAACCAGCTTTACAGATATCCTTTGACCCGTGATGGAATAATGAGTAGTAAAGTAAAAAGAGCTGAATTAATTGGTTGTCATCAATATGGAATGGACGATTTGTGTTTTTATTCCTATTCCAACACTCTTCGACCATGCGGAGATGGTGCAGTCCCGTTCCCACAACAGTAG